In the Persephonella hydrogeniphila genome, one interval contains:
- the def gene encoding peptide deformylase, translating into MAYEIRLWPDKILKQKMKEVDFFGTEKLKDYVDTMFSRMYELEGVGLAANQIGIPYQIIVIDTSVREEENEGIEEGVKIALVNPKIVHKEGQIESTEGCLSFPGVQITIPRAKRVVVKAKDIEGNDIELDAEDFLAVVLQHEIDHINGIPFIKYLSPVKKKMVLEKYMKKRKELAKAGGQ; encoded by the coding sequence ATGGCTTACGAGATAAGATTATGGCCTGACAAGATACTTAAACAAAAGATGAAAGAGGTTGATTTTTTCGGAACAGAAAAACTAAAAGATTATGTAGATACTATGTTCAGCAGAATGTATGAGTTAGAGGGAGTAGGTCTGGCTGCAAATCAGATAGGAATTCCTTATCAGATAATAGTCATAGACACATCTGTAAGGGAAGAAGAAAATGAAGGCATAGAGGAAGGTGTAAAAATAGCACTGGTAAACCCTAAAATAGTTCACAAAGAAGGTCAGATTGAATCTACAGAAGGATGTCTCAGTTTCCCCGGAGTTCAGATTACTATACCAAGGGCAAAAAGGGTGGTTGTCAAGGCAAAAGATATAGAAGGCAATGATATAGAACTTGATGCAGAAGACTTTCTTGCAGTTGTTCTCCAGCACGAGATAGATCATATCAACGGGATACCTTTTATAAAATACCTGTCACCTGTTAAAAAGAAGATGGTTTTAGAAAAATACATGAAAAAAAGAAAAGAGCTTGCCAAAGCCGGAGGACAGTAA
- the lgt gene encoding prolipoprotein diacylglyceryl transferase: MFPDLIKIGDFTVHTYGVLVAIGLIASYLTALYFGKKEGIDSKKIDNLFTFTIIGGIIGARIAYIIEHKEQFESFTDYIAVWRGGIDWFGGFIGGAIVLLYMIYRYKIPVLKVGDIAGISVIIGHGIGRIGCTCAGCCYGKPVPPDSPFKDLAIIFPKHEHTSAPAGIPLYPTQPVEAVGNFLIFGILFFLYRRKKFDGEIFSLYLILYGIERFLLEFWRGVTPPIPVIGITWNQVVSIGMVFVGILVFLYGLKRIKNEAV, encoded by the coding sequence TTGTTTCCAGATTTAATCAAAATAGGAGATTTTACAGTACATACCTACGGAGTCCTTGTTGCAATCGGTCTTATCGCTTCATACCTTACTGCCCTTTATTTCGGGAAAAAAGAGGGAATAGACAGCAAAAAAATCGATAATCTTTTTACATTTACTATAATTGGTGGAATAATCGGAGCAAGAATAGCTTATATAATAGAGCATAAAGAACAGTTTGAATCCTTTACAGACTATATAGCTGTCTGGAGAGGAGGAATAGACTGGTTTGGAGGATTTATAGGCGGAGCTATTGTCCTACTATATATGATTTACAGATATAAAATTCCGGTTTTAAAAGTTGGTGATATTGCAGGTATATCTGTTATAATCGGACACGGAATAGGAAGAATAGGATGTACATGTGCAGGTTGCTGCTACGGAAAACCGGTTCCTCCAGACTCCCCTTTCAAAGATCTGGCTATCATTTTCCCAAAACATGAGCATACATCAGCTCCTGCTGGAATCCCCCTTTATCCTACGCAACCAGTAGAGGCTGTAGGAAATTTTCTTATATTTGGTATTCTATTTTTCCTTTACAGAAGGAAAAAATTCGATGGAGAAATATTTTCCCTTTATCTGATTCTTTACGGTATAGAAAGGTTCCTTCTTGAGTTCTGGAGAGGAGTAACACCTCCTATCCCTGTTATAGGGATAACCTGGAATCAAGTGGTAAGTATAGGGATGGTTTTTGTCGGAATACTGGTATTTCTATATGGATTGAAAAGAATAAAAAATGAAGCTGTATAA
- a CDS encoding bifunctional folylpolyglutamate synthase/dihydrofolate synthase yields the protein MKLYKLFNKKVFHIEPDLERVKKALKELSNPHNDYPSILISGTNGKGSTAAFLESILRRHNLKTGLFTSPHVIEENERWRINRENINDEELEEYIKLIKPLIKKYNLTYFEASAVLAFKYFSDKKVDIAVLEVGLGGRWDATNVVYPEVSIITNVSLDHTHILGDTTYKIASEKIGIARKDRPLVIGEEQMELITQAVLKGVREIYHYPIGFTYHVEKDKMRYTFKDLKIYDLKPSLLGKRQFSNTATAITGFLLYSERKGIKVETEKIKKAVSSTFLPARMQILSDNPPVILDGAHNEDAIIKTLEEIKLLYPEKKIISIYGGMKDKDWKKIFRIIEYNSKKVITTTIPVSRALSSSDFPEGVTFFDNVKDAFYHAKKISSNEDIILITGSLYLAGEFLKIDS from the coding sequence ATGAAGCTGTATAAACTTTTTAATAAAAAGGTCTTTCATATAGAACCAGATTTAGAGAGAGTCAAGAAAGCCCTTAAAGAGCTATCTAATCCCCATAACGATTACCCTTCTATACTGATATCAGGTACTAACGGGAAAGGCTCTACTGCAGCTTTTTTAGAAAGCATTCTAAGACGCCACAACCTGAAAACAGGACTTTTTACTTCTCCCCATGTAATCGAGGAAAACGAAAGATGGCGGATAAACAGGGAGAATATAAATGATGAAGAGCTTGAAGAGTATATAAAACTAATAAAACCGTTAATAAAAAAATATAACCTGACATACTTTGAGGCTTCGGCAGTCCTTGCTTTTAAATATTTTTCAGATAAAAAAGTCGATATAGCTGTTTTGGAAGTAGGATTAGGTGGGAGATGGGATGCAACGAATGTTGTATATCCAGAAGTTTCAATAATAACAAATGTTTCACTTGATCATACACATATCTTAGGAGATACTACGTATAAGATAGCATCAGAAAAAATAGGAATAGCAAGAAAAGACAGACCCCTTGTTATAGGTGAAGAACAGATGGAACTGATCACACAGGCTGTGTTGAAGGGAGTGAGAGAAATATACCATTATCCAATAGGGTTTACATACCATGTTGAAAAAGACAAAATGAGATACACTTTTAAAGATCTAAAAATCTATGACCTAAAACCTTCCCTGTTAGGAAAAAGACAATTTTCTAATACTGCAACGGCAATAACAGGATTTCTCCTATACTCTGAGAGAAAAGGAATAAAAGTAGAGACTGAAAAGATAAAAAAAGCCGTGTCTTCTACATTTCTACCAGCGAGGATGCAGATATTATCAGACAATCCGCCTGTTATATTAGATGGGGCACACAATGAGGATGCTATTATTAAAACATTGGAAGAAATAAAGCTGTTGTATCCTGAAAAAAAGATTATTTCTATATACGGTGGTATGAAAGATAAAGACTGGAAAAAGATATTCAGGATTATTGAGTACAACTCTAAAAAAGTCATAACTACTACAATTCCTGTATCAAGGGCTTTGAGCAGTTCAGATTTTCCCGAAGGTGTTACTTTCTTTGATAATGTAAAGGATGCTTTTTATCATGCAAAAAAAATATCTTCAAATGAAGACATTATTCTTATTACAGGTTCTCTTTACCTTGCAGGAGAGTTCCTAAAAATTGATAGTTAA
- a CDS encoding cytochrome-c peroxidase produces MRRIFVITILIASISYADDVELLNEAKKYFEPLSEIFPSDINKITKAKVKLGKMLFYEPRVSIDGATSCAKCQPLTLYGADGLKKSQGNNGKINPRNAPTVLNAAGQISQHWRGDRKDVEDQAKKALLGKGSFGAPSYKWVEERLREIKGYRVLFREAFPQDKNPVNVDSFAKAVGAWERTLSTSSRFDRFLMGDIDALSYKEKKGLEKFIKKGCVSCHNEALFGGNMYAKFGIVEPYWKYTHLLSLTGRLSRDIRTIPVLPPKN; encoded by the coding sequence ATGAGAAGAATATTTGTAATTACGATCTTAATAGCCTCTATTTCTTATGCAGATGATGTTGAGCTTTTAAATGAGGCTAAAAAATACTTCGAACCTTTATCTGAGATTTTCCCTTCTGATATAAATAAAATAACCAAGGCAAAAGTAAAATTAGGGAAGATGCTTTTTTATGAGCCGAGGGTGTCTATAGATGGAGCAACATCCTGTGCAAAATGCCAACCTTTGACACTTTACGGTGCAGATGGTCTAAAGAAATCTCAAGGAAACAACGGAAAGATAAACCCAAGAAACGCACCTACTGTGCTAAACGCTGCAGGACAGATATCGCAGCACTGGAGAGGAGATAGAAAGGATGTTGAAGATCAGGCTAAAAAAGCCCTTTTAGGAAAAGGCTCCTTTGGTGCACCATCTTATAAATGGGTGGAAGAGAGATTAAGAGAAATTAAAGGCTATAGAGTACTGTTTAGGGAAGCTTTTCCACAGGATAAAAATCCGGTAAACGTCGACAGTTTTGCAAAAGCAGTCGGTGCATGGGAAAGGACGCTGTCAACATCTTCAAGATTTGACAGATTTCTGATGGGAGATATCGATGCCCTCTCATATAAAGAAAAAAAGGGATTGGAGAAATTTATAAAAAAAGGATGTGTATCCTGTCATAATGAGGCTCTATTTGGTGGAAATATGTATGCAAAGTTTGGTATTGTAGAGCCTTACTGGAAGTATACACATTTACTTTCTCTTACAGGAAGGCTAAGCCGAGATATACGAACAATACCGGTTTTACCTCCAAAAAACTAA
- the truB gene encoding tRNA pseudouridine(55) synthase TruB — MDGILLIDKPVNITSNYLVQKIKKHLKKITGKDIKVGHTGTLDYFASGLMVITVGKATRLTEYFQGLDKEYIATGELGKTTDTYDREGKVIEEKECSITEEKLKEIILSFKKTYPQIPPPYSAKRIGGKRAYQLAKKGVKPQLKPKIVTIYSIDIIDINLPFFTVKIHCSSGTYIRTVIKEIGDKVGCGAYVVELRRTKVGRFSIEEAVRLEDFLQMTKEDIENKLISMKDALYFLPEIVLDYGFDERFMKGQRFKVRAEQKGIVKVIDREGKLLGIGNIKEDMILQPVKVLV, encoded by the coding sequence ATGGACGGAATACTTCTTATAGATAAGCCTGTAAATATAACCTCAAATTATCTCGTACAGAAAATAAAAAAACATCTAAAAAAAATTACAGGGAAAGATATAAAAGTAGGGCATACAGGAACTTTAGACTATTTTGCTTCAGGTCTTATGGTTATAACTGTTGGGAAGGCTACAAGACTTACAGAGTACTTTCAAGGGCTTGACAAAGAATACATAGCTACCGGTGAACTGGGGAAAACTACAGATACATACGATAGAGAAGGAAAAGTAATAGAAGAAAAAGAGTGTAGCATCACAGAAGAAAAACTAAAAGAAATAATACTCTCTTTTAAAAAAACATACCCACAGATCCCTCCCCCTTACTCGGCAAAAAGAATAGGAGGAAAAAGGGCTTACCAGCTTGCAAAAAAAGGAGTTAAACCCCAGCTAAAACCTAAAATTGTAACGATTTACAGTATAGACATTATAGATATAAATCTTCCATTCTTTACTGTAAAAATTCACTGCAGTTCTGGAACATATATCAGAACAGTTATCAAAGAGATAGGAGATAAAGTTGGATGTGGAGCTTATGTAGTAGAACTCAGAAGAACAAAAGTGGGAAGATTTTCTATAGAAGAAGCTGTCAGACTGGAAGATTTTTTACAGATGACAAAAGAGGATATAGAAAATAAGTTAATAAGTATGAAAGATGCTCTGTATTTTTTACCGGAGATAGTACTTGATTATGGGTTTGACGAAAGATTTATGAAAGGACAGAGATTCAAGGTAAGGGCGGAGCAGAAGGGGATTGTAAAAGTGATAGATAGAGAAGGAAAATTATTAGGGATTGGGAATATAAAAGAGGACATGATATTACAACCAGTAAAAGTTCTGGTGTAA
- a CDS encoding bifunctional diguanylate cyclase/phosphodiesterase — translation MERIIMNSLKNPAALFSFDGKYILSNEPFKKITGLNEKQLRNKNIGSIFKEIFIDKILRTLEEKKFSFHSIQINNINYSLFIFPVIENLKDRLLVFLLGEDLEYEKEELLEVLIQKTPAGTFIYKDTFIFSNRTFQEITGYTEEELKKIRPYEIVHERYRKEVIEIIKKRLSGEKLEKHYDLLTIISKTGKEKHLELVTATIKYQGSYAGIGVCVDRTEKVELEQRLNYLYTHDEITNLPNRKKFIEYLSKSLNYAVKNSHLVAVILIDIKDMKLINKEYGYSVGDQLLKEIGKKLKKVVTNVDYVARVGDDEFGVIIYAFKSMGNLSENIEKILKEVEDTYLIDGFKIPVEVKMGISIFPKDGKTSEELYKNSEIALLKAKKTIGKKFEFFSEDSYKEISKILFLKGKIRDVIQKNSIKMFYQPIVQLQNNSIFGLESLFRLITSNGKIIMPQEIIPVAEETGLIVELGQKILDSVLDFSKKLPEKIKLSVNISPVQFNKTGFDDELIKNIKDRDINPEKLILEITESAIMSNISDKIRRIKKLKDFGIQIALDDFGTGYSSLNYLKRFPIDYLKIDISFVSGIGKDKSDEMIVKTIISMAKNLNMMTIAEGIENEQQLRFLRYEGCDFGQGYYFGKPASHNEILKLTDKNSL, via the coding sequence ATGGAAAGGATTATTATGAACTCTTTAAAAAACCCAGCAGCGTTGTTCAGTTTTGATGGTAAGTACATTTTATCAAATGAACCATTTAAGAAAATTACAGGCTTGAATGAAAAACAGTTAAGAAATAAGAATATAGGTAGTATTTTTAAAGAAATTTTTATTGATAAAATCTTAAGAACTTTAGAGGAGAAAAAGTTTTCTTTTCACAGTATACAGATAAATAACATAAACTACTCATTATTTATCTTTCCTGTTATTGAAAATCTCAAAGACAGACTTTTGGTTTTTTTGTTGGGGGAAGATCTTGAGTATGAAAAAGAGGAACTTCTTGAAGTTCTTATACAAAAAACTCCTGCAGGCACATTCATTTATAAAGATACTTTTATATTTTCAAACAGAACTTTTCAGGAGATAACCGGATATACAGAAGAAGAACTAAAAAAAATAAGACCTTATGAGATAGTCCATGAAAGATACAGAAAAGAAGTAATTGAGATTATAAAGAAAAGATTATCAGGGGAGAAACTGGAGAAACATTACGATCTGCTAACAATAATATCAAAGACTGGAAAGGAAAAACATTTAGAGCTTGTAACAGCCACAATAAAATATCAGGGAAGCTACGCAGGAATAGGTGTATGTGTAGATAGAACAGAAAAAGTTGAGCTTGAACAGAGACTTAACTATCTGTACACCCATGACGAAATAACTAATCTTCCAAACAGGAAAAAGTTTATTGAGTATCTCAGTAAATCCTTGAACTATGCTGTAAAAAACTCTCATCTTGTTGCAGTGATTCTTATAGATATAAAAGATATGAAACTGATAAATAAAGAGTATGGATATTCGGTAGGAGATCAGCTTTTAAAAGAAATAGGTAAAAAACTGAAAAAAGTAGTAACCAATGTTGATTATGTCGCCAGAGTAGGGGATGATGAATTTGGTGTAATAATATATGCATTTAAAAGTATGGGAAACCTATCAGAAAATATAGAAAAAATTCTGAAAGAAGTAGAAGATACATACCTTATAGATGGGTTTAAAATACCTGTTGAGGTAAAAATGGGAATCTCCATTTTTCCAAAAGACGGTAAAACTTCAGAAGAACTGTATAAAAACTCAGAGATAGCTCTTTTAAAAGCCAAAAAAACCATTGGAAAAAAGTTTGAGTTCTTTTCAGAAGATTCTTACAAAGAAATTTCAAAGATTTTATTCTTAAAGGGTAAAATCAGGGACGTTATACAGAAAAACAGTATAAAAATGTTTTATCAGCCTATTGTTCAGCTGCAAAATAATAGCATTTTTGGATTAGAATCTCTTTTTCGACTGATTACAAGCAACGGTAAAATCATAATGCCTCAGGAAATTATTCCTGTAGCAGAAGAAACGGGACTTATTGTTGAGCTAGGTCAGAAAATTTTAGATTCAGTACTTGATTTTTCAAAAAAACTGCCAGAAAAAATTAAACTCTCTGTAAACATATCTCCTGTTCAATTTAATAAGACAGGATTTGATGATGAACTGATAAAAAATATAAAGGACAGAGATATAAACCCAGAAAAACTTATATTGGAAATAACAGAGAGTGCTATTATGAGTAATATATCGGACAAAATAAGGAGAATAAAAAAACTAAAAGATTTTGGTATACAGATAGCATTAGATGATTTTGGAACTGGATATTCTTCTCTTAATTATCTTAAAAGATTTCCTATAGATTATCTAAAAATAGATATTTCCTTTGTTTCTGGGATAGGAAAAGATAAGAGTGATGAGATGATTGTAAAAACAATAATATCTATGGCGAAAAATCTCAATATGATGACCATAGCCGAAGGAATAGAAAATGAGCAGCAGTTAAGGTTCTTAAGATATGAAGGATGCGATTTTGGACAGGGTTATTATTTTGGAAAACCTGCTTCCCATAATGAGATACTAAAACTGACAGATAAAAACAGTTTATAA
- a CDS encoding aspartate carbamoyltransferase catalytic subunit — protein MKDFISVKQLDEGSFYYIYELYKDYRDRYKNGETKFSDLKGYSVLLPFFENSTRTRTSFELAGKILGADTINISASSSSVKKGETLYDTIKTLEAMQSDFIVLRHYMSGAAHIVANKVKSRVINAGDGTHEHPSQAVLDAITILENKGRINGLKVAIIGDILHSRVARSDIILLHMLGAEITVCGPQTMLPRHLEQFDIDFVTTDINEALKDKDVAIFLRIQLERQKKVFFSTLNEYSIKYGLNQDRIDLLKEDALIMHPGPVNRGVEIQSELVYGNRSVILQQVENGLFTRMAIYKFLLNQ, from the coding sequence TTGAAAGATTTCATATCTGTAAAACAGTTAGACGAGGGAAGTTTTTATTATATATATGAGCTTTACAAAGATTACAGAGATAGATATAAAAACGGAGAAACAAAATTTTCAGACTTAAAGGGATATTCTGTTTTACTTCCGTTTTTTGAAAACTCTACAAGAACAAGAACATCTTTTGAGCTTGCAGGAAAAATCTTAGGTGCAGATACAATAAATATATCAGCCTCATCAAGTTCTGTAAAAAAAGGAGAAACCCTATACGATACAATAAAAACTCTGGAAGCGATGCAGTCTGATTTTATAGTTCTCAGACATTATATGTCTGGAGCTGCACATATTGTAGCAAACAAAGTAAAGTCAAGGGTGATAAATGCAGGAGACGGTACACATGAACACCCATCTCAGGCTGTTTTAGATGCTATTACTATACTGGAGAACAAAGGCAGAATAAATGGTCTTAAAGTAGCTATAATCGGTGATATTCTTCACAGCAGAGTTGCAAGATCAGATATTATTCTTCTCCATATGCTTGGCGCAGAAATTACAGTATGCGGTCCTCAGACAATGCTGCCAAGACATCTTGAGCAGTTTGATATTGATTTTGTAACTACAGATATTAACGAAGCGCTAAAGGACAAAGATGTTGCAATTTTCTTAAGAATACAGCTTGAAAGACAAAAAAAAGTGTTTTTTTCAACACTAAATGAGTACTCCATAAAATACGGCCTCAATCAGGACAGAATAGATCTACTTAAAGAAGATGCCTTGATTATGCATCCAGGACCTGTTAATAGAGGTGTTGAGATACAGAGTGAGCTGGTTTATGGCAATAGAAGCGTTATTCTACAGCAGGTCGAAAATGGTCTTTTTACGAGAATGGCAATTTATAAATTCCTTTTAAATCAATAA
- the argF gene encoding ornithine carbamoyltransferase, translating into MKRDFLNISDLTKDEILQIIEYGVKLKKDKFSDRTLEGKSIGLIFMKPSTRTRLSFEVGVHQMGGQPLYITGSSTQLSRGEDIKDTGRVMARYLDGLVVRTYSHKELEELARYFDKPVINALTDYLHPCQILADLQTIYERFGKVEDIKVAFVGDGNNVANTWLIAGGVVGFNVSVATPEGYEPSGMAVYEALKLAKKTGAEIVVTNDPVEAVKEADVIYTDVWVSMGQEGEEEKKKDFESFIVNNELIKHASKNALVMHCLPAHKGEEITEEVFEKFADVIFDQAENRLHAQKSLMNFLFK; encoded by the coding sequence TTGAAAAGGGATTTTTTGAACATCTCAGATCTTACAAAAGATGAGATATTACAGATTATAGAATACGGAGTCAAACTGAAAAAAGATAAATTTTCTGACAGGACGTTAGAGGGAAAATCCATAGGACTTATATTTATGAAACCATCAACAAGAACAAGATTGTCCTTTGAAGTTGGAGTTCATCAAATGGGGGGACAGCCTCTATATATAACAGGTTCTTCTACTCAACTCAGTAGAGGAGAGGATATAAAAGATACAGGAAGAGTAATGGCAAGGTATTTAGATGGTCTTGTTGTAAGAACATACTCTCATAAAGAGTTAGAAGAGCTTGCCAGATATTTTGATAAACCTGTGATAAATGCACTTACAGATTACCTGCACCCGTGCCAGATTTTAGCAGATTTGCAAACTATATACGAAAGATTTGGGAAAGTTGAAGATATAAAAGTTGCTTTCGTAGGAGACGGAAACAATGTTGCGAATACATGGCTTATCGCAGGAGGAGTTGTAGGTTTCAATGTTTCTGTAGCTACACCTGAAGGGTATGAACCATCAGGAATGGCTGTATATGAAGCTTTAAAACTTGCAAAAAAAACAGGTGCAGAAATAGTTGTAACAAATGATCCTGTAGAAGCTGTAAAGGAAGCAGATGTTATCTATACAGATGTCTGGGTCAGTATGGGGCAGGAAGGAGAAGAAGAAAAAAAGAAAGATTTTGAAAGTTTCATAGTAAATAATGAGCTTATAAAACATGCGTCAAAAAACGCTCTTGTCATGCACTGTCTTCCAGCACATAAAGGGGAAGAGATAACTGAAGAGGTTTTTGAAAAATTCGCAGATGTAATATTTGATCAGGCAGAAAACAGACTTCATGCACAAAAATCATTAATGAATTTTCTATTCAAATAA
- the gltA gene encoding NADPH-dependent glutamate synthase, with product MERKKIVYRRHDRNEIPLLPPEVRKKTFKEYSLGLGHTAAKDESYRCILCKKPPCQEYKGGYGCPVLGDINLWIEEIQNNNLIGALRILREKNPFPSICGRVCPQDRLCESTCVLTFKDNGQAVNIGGLERFVGDSIRMSGIDWKDPQDPPTGKKVAVVGAGPAGLSAAYFLARKGHSVTVFEALPFTGGVMRYGIPAPRLDREVLDWEISLIEKLGVEIKTGVKVGKDISLEELRNQFDAVFIGVGSGRGKKMGIPGEDLKGVYTAISFLMKVNVDYVDDMLAPETDIEVPKNKKVAVIGGGFTAADCVYTSIRLGNETHLVYRRTRETSSARQEEWDHLADEGAVLHWLTQPIEVIGNDKGEVVGLKCVRMELVPDEKGGRPRPKPVEGSEHIIECDAVIMAVGQGDNPLAYKDVPGLKIDKWNNLSTVDSKYRTNVEGVFAGGDVVNGGDTVVVAVRHGRDAAEAIHEYLMTGEWKYEKEE from the coding sequence ATGGAAAGGAAAAAAATTGTCTACAGAAGGCATGACAGAAACGAGATACCTTTGCTACCACCTGAAGTGAGAAAGAAGACATTCAAAGAATATTCCCTTGGACTGGGACATACAGCAGCAAAAGATGAGTCTTACAGGTGTATCCTGTGTAAAAAACCTCCATGTCAGGAATACAAAGGAGGATACGGATGTCCTGTTTTAGGTGACATAAATCTGTGGATAGAAGAGATACAAAACAATAATCTGATCGGAGCATTAAGAATATTAAGAGAAAAAAATCCATTCCCTTCTATATGCGGTAGGGTTTGTCCTCAGGACAGACTGTGTGAAAGTACATGTGTTCTCACATTCAAAGACAACGGACAGGCTGTTAATATCGGCGGTCTTGAAAGATTTGTAGGAGATTCAATAAGAATGAGCGGAATTGACTGGAAAGACCCTCAGGATCCTCCAACAGGTAAAAAGGTTGCTGTTGTAGGTGCAGGTCCTGCAGGTCTATCTGCTGCTTACTTCCTTGCAAGAAAGGGTCATTCTGTAACAGTTTTTGAGGCTCTCCCCTTTACTGGAGGAGTTATGAGATATGGAATTCCTGCTCCAAGATTAGATAGAGAGGTATTAGACTGGGAGATATCACTGATAGAAAAATTAGGAGTTGAGATAAAAACAGGAGTTAAAGTCGGTAAGGATATATCTCTTGAAGAGCTGAGAAATCAGTTTGATGCTGTCTTCATAGGTGTAGGTTCTGGAAGAGGAAAGAAAATGGGCATTCCGGGAGAAGATCTGAAAGGTGTATACACAGCAATATCTTTTCTTATGAAGGTTAATGTTGATTATGTGGATGATATGCTCGCTCCGGAAACAGATATAGAAGTTCCGAAAAACAAAAAAGTTGCTGTGATAGGTGGTGGTTTTACCGCCGCAGACTGTGTGTACACATCTATAAGACTCGGAAATGAAACGCATCTGGTTTACAGGAGGACTAGGGAAACATCATCTGCAAGGCAGGAAGAATGGGATCATCTTGCAGATGAGGGGGCAGTTCTTCACTGGTTAACACAGCCTATAGAGGTTATAGGAAATGATAAAGGAGAAGTTGTCGGTCTAAAATGTGTAAGGATGGAACTTGTTCCTGATGAAAAAGGTGGAAGGCCAAGACCTAAGCCTGTTGAAGGTTCCGAACATATAATTGAGTGTGACGCTGTTATAATGGCTGTAGGACAGGGAGATAATCCTCTGGCTTATAAAGATGTTCCCGGCTTAAAAATAGACAAATGGAACAACCTCTCAACAGTAGACAGTAAATACAGAACAAATGTTGAGGGTGTTTTCGCAGGTGGAGATGTTGTCAACGGTGGAGATACTGTTGTGGTGGCTGTAAGGCATGGAAGAGATGCGGCTGAAGCGATCCATGAATATCTAATGACAGGTGAATGGAAATACGAAAAGGAAGAGTAA
- a CDS encoding DUF2173 family protein, whose product MDLKKFIEKSETLFVLDRDSGKVVFSIDEIPVDLQRIVNSVSKMNFKVVQIETEGWNILTSKYHLYPVSMIGMSSEKYTLLQNDTTTAIVKPSERLDRFFENIRKRSLEDLVLGKFIEVAGTISPCGEEYDVKGDLNEEEIRLINGIIHANDSLAALIGEMISLISGMIWYPLKGWFIVGEEHTLVSIFGKWVIIPSKIFEEILLEGE is encoded by the coding sequence ATGGATTTAAAAAAATTTATAGAAAAATCAGAAACATTATTTGTTTTAGACAGAGATTCAGGAAAGGTTGTTTTCAGTATAGATGAAATACCGGTAGATCTCCAGAGAATAGTAAACTCTGTGAGTAAGATGAATTTTAAAGTAGTCCAGATTGAGACAGAAGGATGGAATATTCTGACAAGTAAGTATCACCTTTATCCGGTTTCTATGATCGGGATGTCTTCAGAAAAATATACACTTCTACAGAATGATACAACAACAGCTATAGTAAAACCTTCTGAAAGGTTAGACAGATTTTTTGAAAATATAAGAAAAAGATCTCTTGAAGATTTAGTACTCGGAAAGTTTATAGAAGTTGCAGGAACTATATCTCCCTGTGGGGAGGAGTACGATGTAAAAGGAGATTTAAACGAAGAGGAGATACGCCTGATAAACGGTATAATACATGCTAACGATAGTCTTGCTGCACTGATTGGCGAGATGATATCTCTCATATCTGGTATGATATGGTATCCATTGAAAGGATGGTTTATTGTAGGAGAAGAGCATACACTTGTTTCTATTTTTGGGAAATGGGTTATTATCCCGAGTAAGATTTTTGAAGAGATACTATTGGAAGGGGAATAA